The window TCAGCCTGGACGAAAGGTCACGGGCACCGGAGCGAGTTCAGACACACGGTCGCATAAGCGAGCCAGCGCCGCGCCGAGTGATGCCGATAGGCGGCGGCATTTTAGCGCGAAGCGAGCGCGGCGGGCAGTTGGCTGCGCAGGGAATGACCGGCGGTCGTGTCCGATGTCAGACCAACTGGGCATTCAGAGTGATGGCGGGTTTCAGCGCCTTGGAGATCGGGCAGCCGGTTTTTGCTGTCTGGGCCGCGTCCAGAAAATCCGCCTCTGATGCGCCGGGTACCGATGCCCGAACATCCAGGTGAATCCGCGTGATGGCAAAGCCCCCCTCGGTTTGGTCAAGCGTGACGGCGGCATCCACATCGATGAAGTCAGGTGACAGGTCGGCCTGACCCAGCATCATGGCCAGGGCCATGGCGTAGCAACTGGCGTGGGCGGCGCCGATCAGTTCTTCGGGGTTGGTGCCTTGTTTGT of the Abyssibacter profundi genome contains:
- a CDS encoding OsmC family protein; translated protein: MKRTAQARWTGALKAGQGHVSSESGVLAESPYSFPTRFEDKQGTNPEELIGAAHASCYAMALAMMLGQADLSPDFIDVDAAVTLDQTEGGFAITRIHLDVRASVPGASEADFLDAAQTAKTGCPISKALKPAITLNAQLV